The Chloroflexota bacterium genome includes a window with the following:
- a CDS encoding DUF1028 domain-containing protein: MTFSIVAYDAAAKQWGVAVESKFLAAGAIVPYAKAGVGAVATQAHANTTYGPRGLALMAEGLPADVVVQALLANDPESDRRQAGLVDADGRAAAHTGARCLNWAGHITGEGYTCQGNILAGPDVVQAMARAYEAASGELAERLVTALQAGQDAGGDRRGQQGAGLLVVQVAGGYGGYNDRVIDLRVDEHATPIAELRRILALHRMYFGKPRPEDLLPIEGDLAREVQAILQRAGTYKGAVTGVYDAATHAALVELSSTENFEERQQLDAKIDRVVLDFLRGRFGS; the protein is encoded by the coding sequence ATGACTTTCTCAATCGTAGCCTACGATGCCGCCGCAAAACAGTGGGGTGTGGCGGTGGAGTCGAAGTTTCTGGCGGCGGGCGCCATTGTACCGTACGCGAAGGCCGGCGTCGGCGCGGTCGCCACGCAGGCGCACGCCAACACGACCTACGGCCCGCGCGGCTTGGCGCTGATGGCCGAGGGCCTGCCCGCTGATGTGGTCGTGCAGGCACTGCTCGCCAACGATCCCGAAAGTGATCGGCGCCAGGCGGGGTTGGTGGATGCCGACGGCCGCGCGGCGGCGCACACCGGTGCGCGCTGCCTCAACTGGGCAGGGCATATCACGGGCGAAGGCTACACTTGCCAAGGGAACATCCTGGCCGGGCCGGACGTCGTGCAGGCGATGGCCCGCGCGTACGAGGCGGCCAGCGGCGAACTGGCCGAGCGGCTCGTCACCGCGTTGCAGGCCGGGCAGGACGCCGGCGGCGACCGCCGCGGCCAGCAGGGCGCGGGGCTGCTCGTCGTGCAGGTCGCGGGCGGCTATGGCGGCTACAACGACCGGGTGATCGATCTGCGCGTCGACGAGCACGCGACCCCGATTGCTGAACTGCGCCGCATCCTGGCCTTGCATCGCATGTACTTCGGCAAGCCGCGCCCCGAGGATCTGCTGCCGATCGAGGGCGACCTGGCGCGCGAGGTGCAGGCTATCCTGCAGCGGGCGGGCACGTACAAGGGCGCAGTCACCGGCGTGTACGACGCGGCCACGCACGCCGCGCTCGTCGAGCTGTCGAGCACCGAGAACTTCGAGGAGCGCCAGCAGCTGGACGCGAAGATCGACCGCGTGGTGCTGGACTTTCTGCGCGGGCGTTTCGGCAGCTAG